A window of Gambusia affinis linkage group LG03, SWU_Gaff_1.0, whole genome shotgun sequence contains these coding sequences:
- the cmya5 gene encoding cardiomyopathy-associated protein 5 isoform X2, producing MEESESLDSEMTELQEFQDEALSQDDEDEVEDLQNSLREVIQDQSVKPKLQCLMVDPSFSMVTVQSEDSGIVWETASSRCSTPWASEASSTSEAYSMEGSGGAGKITIVFDEDKVVRRRTRSGGRSSRLGDRLSRPGSSRSASALGVERPEMAEVSLPNIKEEKTPTEEDLEEIKSKDQQLFSLICEGYEILNIRVPSKLPTVDEEETTDLQDNLSYLDQTPKIRSRNQHDWAHHRDELEAEQTPDHAQGSKKPSQPSPDKLLGSTTSETESIADIDYIEKFTLLDVAIPGEEAPQLQQEEEKSPAKAQTEQQETLEEATKDGASVSEDSFVFVTDADIVGEHLDEVFYGEGPPIEALKEKQEGIERMRSRRESQRSMMDGGLVLFESEETTLTPIFISSGPPKIIDPILLEEPTAMSFMYSDLYEEAVGEKRRSDEECSEAESVVSEKSCKRRLSDSDEADGYLEKFRLKDETPVVDVQSESSEDKAGGRMMWPQNKFEMTGCLIRAAQDEEEAEIIKSDEVKTQEGCEILKEKEEHQTETEGKPSSVILHDEGLGEIPEEPCQESKSVDQKESKQEEQAVEPSTEKSIETPQMETKVTETSQGRRETVTEQSFTETEPPHKPQREAENMSGLPGVTPDTTASTLPESREDPPTSTEPTVLTETRERSLCEGTPVESKTGSADEKYPPEVPAEVKKTGDATLTSTELLTESKAPSEVSVLEDKEAVSADAAPLEVITDCDCTVQTLKEVMEKAMNDKEIQNQVETAVQEVIEAIPLAPEAEDQLKPLREEFSEQSKPVVGDLESGVETETSGEITQPAKPKETNKHHQTEQENTNDCESNNLQPRAESTTRLSGEDLRTCVQDVVNIGDELILLVPKGQAVEMDIQIDQWSEDIIKETVSTPEPDISSEVQAPEPQVEEEPIVAETEELSSNELDLKPLTHAPEEEASTVDLETQEDKPTYSLLRSFTPQEDLSELCGDDVHAKESEQKTDLWEVEDKPEIDLPKEETEPCLDLHSEDAEQMKHESDTVVESKEEVVDDLGYEVIGEEDAKAILESANQREEENEDDESHQRPEEKMEIEVEKDELNEADYEIIDAEEESQARLAAELQGMDWFCHTCGCLLLEDQCRSAEHLDHQVCSVEKAYEDVKETLGSWISELQARSENIEDLVSELELAYNSVEDQFTDSQAAMRAQNEEMVALVMEQYNTMSISMEEEKKAKLEQLYDKIVSYQENIDSAKTTLETTAREAETDARLPEDIHARLQTALDSALTLELGPKGLLVFEDYTKTNSSSSNLAQRKGIPVPQRPTLQPQERGSASGSSVTVYWKVSPGDIIDCFQVYCVEDPQGAVSEEYRVTVKESYCVLEDLEPDRKYKVWVMAVNYTGCSLPSDRHIFRTAPSVPVIDTERSSVMWDSATLRWSSTNPCPGLSYTLEYCRQCELEGEGLRSITGIEGCEQMVVLQPNENYLFYIKAVNQAGASEQSEAALISTKGTRFQLLKSSAHPSLKLSDDHTTLQYSHDAHHATNKECLSILGELLPSRGIYYWETLVSESPAYRLGVTCSADNLKSSLGENSSSWCLQCSPGPSGCRYQLLHSDVQSSVFVTESPERVGTLLDHQLGRLSFYNAHSGQLLGSFPQRCGRPCRPALALDQPGSLQVCMVPEIPEFTKDSLLRHSPRSL from the exons ATGGAGGAATCTGAAAGTCTGGACTCTGAAATGACTGAGCTGCAGGAGTTTCAGGATGAAGCTCTCAGCCAGGATGATGAAGACGAAGTGGAAGATCTCCAGAACAG TCTGCGAGAAGTCATCCAGGACCAGTCCGTGAAGCCCAAACTCCAGTGCCTCATGGTGGACCCGTCTTTTTCCATGGTGACAGTTCAGAGTGAGGACAGTGGTATTGTTTGGGAGACGGCCTCCAGCCGTTGCTCTACACCCTGGGCATCTGAGGCGAGCTCCACGTCTGAGGCTTACAGCATGGAAGGCTCTGGAGGTGCGGGGAAGATCACCATTGTCTTCGATGAGGACAAAGTGGTCCGTAGGAGGACGAGATCCGGGGGAAGAAGCAGCAGGCTCGGAGACCGGCTAAGCCGACCTGGTAGTTCAAGGTCAGCTTCGGCTTTGGGAGTAGAGAGACCAGAGATGGCAGAAGTTTCTCTCCCTAACAtcaaagaggagaaaacacCAACAGAGGAAGACTTGGAGGAGATAAAATCCAAAGATCAGCAGCTGTTCAGTTTGATATGTGAAGGATATGAGATTCTCAACATCAGAGTGCCGTCCAAACTTCCCACTGTGGATGAGGAGGAGACTACGGACCTGCAGGACAATTTGTCTTATCTTGACCAGACTCCGAAGATCAGGTCCAGAAACCAGCATGACTGGGCACATCACAGGGACGAGCTGGAAGCAGAGCAGACACCGGATCATGCACAG GGCTCAAAAAAACCTTCACAGCCGTCGCCGGACAAACTTCTTGGATCCACAACATCAGAGACAGAGAGCATTGCTGACATTGACTACATCGAAAAGTTCACCCTTTTGGATGTGGCGATACCTGGAGAGGAAGCTCCACAGCTACagcaagaggaagaaaagtcACCTGCAAAAGCTCAAACAGAGCAGCAGGAAACCTTAGAGGAGGCAACCAAGGACGGTGCCTCTGTGTCCGAAGactcttttgtgtttgtcacaGATGCTGACATAGTTGGGGAACACCTGGATGAGGTCTTCTATGGAGAAGGACCTCCTATAGAGGCACTGAAGGAGAAGCAGGAAGGCATTGAAAGGATGAGATCAAGACGTGAGAGTCAGCGATCAATGATGGATGGTGGTTTGGTGTTGTTTGAAAGTGAAGAGACCACCCTTACTCCTATTTTTATCTCCTCGGGGCCCCCCAAGATCATTGACCCCATTCTCCTGGAGGAGCCCACTGCCATGTCTTTCATGTACTCGGACCTCTATGAGGAGGCTGTGGGGGAAAAGAGGAGGAGTGATGAAGAGTGCTCGGAGGCGGAGAGTGTGGTGTCTGAGAAATCCTGTAAGAGGCGGCTGTCAGATTCAGACGAGGCAGATGGGTACCTGGAGAAGTTCAGGCTGAAAGATGAAACACCAGTGGTGGACGTTCAGTCAGAGTCATCAGAGGATAAGGCTGGGGGGAGGATGATGTGGCCACAGAATAAGTTTGAAATGACAGGATGCTTAATCAGAGCAGCACAAGATGAAGAAGAGGCAGAAATTATAAAAAGCGATGAAGTGAAGACACAGGAGGGGTGTGAAATActtaaagagaaagaagaacatcaaacagaaacagaaggaaagcCATCATCAGTGATACTCCATGACGAAGGTTTAGGGGAAATCCCAGAAGAACCATGCCAGGAGTCTAAATCAGTGGATCAGAAGGAGAGTAAACAAGAGGAACAGGCGGTGGAGCCAAGCACAGAAAAATCAATCGAAACTCcccagatggaaacaaaagtGACTGAAACCTCACAAGGCAGACGTGAGACGGTCACTGAGCAAAGTTTTACTGAAACAGAACCGCCACATAAGCCACAAAGAGAGGCTGAAAACATGTCTGGGCTTCCTGGGGTGACACCAGACACAACAGCATCCACTCTACCTGAGAGCAGAGAGGATCCTCCAACCAGCACTGAACCCACTGTACTGACAGAAACCAGGGAAAGGAGCTTGTGTGAAGGAACCCCTGTTGAGTCAAAGACAGGGTCTGCTGATGAGAAATATCCGCCTGAAGTACCAGCTGAAGTGAAAAAAACTGGAGATGCAACACTCACCTCAACTGAACTCCTCACAGAATCAAAGGCACCCTCTGAAGTATCTGTGCTTGAGGACAAAGAAGCAGTGTCTGCAGATGCGGCCCCTCTAGAAGTCATCACTGACTGCGACTGCACAGTGCAAACACTAAAGGAGGTGATGGAGAAAGCAATGAATGACAAAGAGATCCAGAACCAAGTTGAGACTGCTGTACAGGAGGTCATAGAGGCAATACCACTTGCTCCTGAGGCAGAAGATCAGCTCAAGCCCCTAAGAGAGGAATTTTCTGAGCAGAGTAAGCCTGTAGTTGGTGATCTGGAGTCGGGAGTTGAAACTGAGACTTCAGGGGAAATAACCCAACCTGCAAAACCCAAAGAAACCAACAAACATCACCAGACGGagcaagaaaacacaaatgactGTGAATCAAACAACCTGCAACCAAGAGCAGAATCCACAACTAGACTGTCTGGAGAGGACTTAAGGACCTGTGTGCAGGACGTAGTGAATATAGGTGATGAGTTAATCCTTCTTGTTCCCAAAGGACAGGCTGTAGAGATGGACATACAGATTGATCAGTGGTCAGAGGACATAATTAAAGAGACAGTTTCTACTCCTGAACCTGACATCTCATCTGAAGTTCAGGCTCCGGAGCCTCAAGTCGAGGAAGAACCCATAGTcgcagaaacagaagaactttCCAGTAATGAGTTGGACTTGAAGCCTTTAACACATGCACCTGAAGAAGAAGCCAGCACTGTGGACCTGGAGACTCAAGAGGACAAACCCACCTACTCTCTGCTGAGAAGCTTCACTCCTCAGGAGGATTTATCTGAGCTTTGTGGAGACGATGTGCATGCAAaagaatcagaacaaaaaacagatcTATGGGAGGTGGAGGACAAACCAGAAATAGACCTTCCTAAAGAGGAAACAGAGCCTTGTCTTGATCTGCACAGCGAAGATGCAGAACAAATGAAGCATGAAAGTGACACAGTAGTTGAAAGTAAGGAAGAAGTGGTGGATGACCTTGGATATGAAGTGATCGGAGAGGAAGACGCAAAAGCTATTCTTGAATCTGCGAaccagagagaagaagaaaatgaagatgatGAGTCCCATCAGAGACCTGAGGAGAAGATGGAGATAGAGGTAGAGAAGGACGAGCTCAATGAAGCAGATTATGAAATTATTGATGCAGAGGAGGAGAGTCAGGCCCGCCtggctgcagagctgcagggcATGGACTGGTTCTGTCACACCTGTGGATGTCTGCTGCTAGAGGATCAGTGCAGGTCTGCAGAGCATCTCGACCACCAGGTCTGCTCAGTGGAAAAGGCCTATGAGGATGTCAAG GAGACTTTGGGTAGCTGGATCTCAGAGCTTCAAGCCAGATCAGAGAACATCGAGGACCTGGTGTCCGAGCTGGAGCTGGCCTACAACTCTGTAGAG GACCAGTTCACGGACAGCCAGGCGGCCATGAGGGCGCAGAACGAGGAGATGGTGGCTCTGGTGATGGAGCAGTACAACACCATGTCCATCAgcatggaggaggagaagaaagccaAGCTGGAGCAGCTCTATGACAAGATCGTCTCCTACCAGGAGAACATAGACTCGGCCAAAACCACTCTGGAGACCACGGCCAGGGAGGCTGAGACGGACGCCAGA TTGCCAGAAGACATTCACGCAAG ACTCCAAACCGCTCTGGACTCAGCCTTGACGCTGGAGCTGGGTCCTAAGGGACTGCTGGTGTTCGAGGATTACACCAAGACCAACTCCTCAAGCTCAAACCTCGCACAGCGCAAAGGGATTCCAG TGCCCCAGAGGCCCACTCTGCAGCCGCAGGAGCGCGGCTCAGCCTCCGGCAGCAGCGTCACCGTTTACTGGAAAGTCAGTCCAGGAGACATTATAGACTGCTTTCAGGTCTACTGCGTGGAAGATCCACAAGGAG CTGTGTCAGAGGAATATCGCGTGACGGTGAAGGAGAGCTACTGCGTTCTGGAGGACTTGGAGCCCGACAGGAAGTACAAGGTGTGGGTGATGGCCGTCAACTACACAGGCTGCTCTCTGCCCAGTGACAGACACATCTTCAGAACAG CTCCGTCTGTGCCAGTGATCGACACGGAGCGCAGCAGCGTCATGTGGGACTCCGCCACGCTGAGGTGGAGCTCAACTAATCCGTGTCCAGGACTGAGTTACACTTTGGAGTACTGCCGACAGTGTGAACTGGAGGGAGAGGGACTCAG GTCGATCACGGGAATCGAAGGATGTGAGCAGATGGTCGTCCTGCAGCCCAATGAGAACTACCTGTTTTACATCAAAGCTGTGAATCAGGCTGGTGCCAGTGAGCAGAGTGAGGCTGCACTCATTTCCACTAAAG GGACCAGATTCCAGCTGCTAAAGTCCTCTGCTCACCCGTCTCTGAAGCTGTCAGATGATCACACCACGCTGCAGTACTCCCATGACGCTCACCACGCCACAAACAAGGA gtGTCTGTCCATCTTGGGTGAGTTGCTGCCTTCACGAGGGATCTACTACTGGGAGACACTGGTGTCAGAAAGTCCAGCTTACAGACTTGGAGTAACGTGCAGTGCAGATAATCTGAAGAGCTCACTTGGGGAAAACAGCTCCTCGTGGTGCTTGCAGTGCAGTCCTGGACCATCAGG CTGTAGGTATCAGTTACTCCACAGCGACGTTCAGTCCTCCGTGTTTGTCACAGAGAGTCCTGAGCGAGTGGGAACCCTCCTGGATCACCAGCTGGGACGTCTGTCTTTCTACAACGCCCACAGCGGCCAGTTGTTGGGTTCCTTCCCGCAGCGCTGCGGCCGGCCCTGCCGCCCTGCTCTGGCCCTGGATCAGCCAGGCAGCTTGCAGGTCTGCATGGTGCCGGAAATACCTGAGTTTACAAAGGACAGCTTGCTCCGACACTCGCCTCGCTCACTGTAA
- the cmya5 gene encoding cardiomyopathy-associated protein 5 isoform X1 has product MEESESLDSEMTELQEFQDEALSQDDEDEVEDLQNSLREVIQDQSVKPKLQCLMVDPSFSMVTVQSEDSGIVWETASSRCSTPWASEASSTSEAYSMEGSGGAGKITIVFDEDKVVRRRTRSGGRSSRLGDRLSRPGSSRSASALGVERPEMAEVSLPNIKEEKTPTEEDLEEIKSKDQQLFSLICEGYEILNIRVPSKLPTVDEEETTDLQDNLSYLDQTPKIRSRNQHDWAHHRDELEAEQTPDHAQGSKKPSQPSPDKLLGSTTSETESIADIDYIEKFTLLDVAIPGEEAPQLQQEEEKSPAKAQTEQQETLEEATKDGASVSEDSFVFVTDADIVGEHLDEVFYGEGPPIEALKEKQEGIERMRSRRESQRSMMDGGLVLFESEETTLTPIFISSGPPKIIDPILLEEPTAMSFMYSDLYEEAVGEKRRSDEECSEAESVVSEKSCKRRLSDSDEADGYLEKFRLKDETPVVDVQSESSEDKAGGRMMWPQNKFEMTGCLIRAAQDEEEAEIIKSDEVKTQEGCEILKEKEEHQTETEGKPSSVILHDEGLGEIPEEPCQESKSVDQKESKQEEQAVEPSTEKSIETPQMETKVTETSQGRRETVTEQSFTETEPPHKPQREAENMSGLPGVTPDTTASTLPESREDPPTSTEPTVLTETRERSLCEGTPVESKTGSADEKYPPEVPAEVKKTGDATLTSTELLTESKAPSEVSVLEDKEAVSADAAPLEVITDCDCTVQTLKEVMEKAMNDKEIQNQVETAVQEVIEAIPLAPEAEDQLKPLREEFSEQSKPVVGDLESGVETETSGEITQPAKPKETNKHHQTEQENTNDCESNNLQPRAESTTRLSGEDLRTCVQDVVNIGDELILLVPKGQAVEMDIQIDQWSEDIIKETVSTPEPDISSEVQAPEPQVEEEPIVAETEELSSNELDLKPLTHAPEEEASTVDLETQEDKPTYSLLRSFTPQEDLSELCGDDVHAKESEQKTDLWEVEDKPEIDLPKEETEPCLDLHSEDAEQMKHESDTVVESKEEVVDDLGYEVIGEEDAKAILESANQREEENEDDESHQRPEEKMEIEVEKDELNEADYEIIDAEEESQARLAAELQGMDWFCHTCGCLLLEDQCRSAEHLDHQVCSVEKAYEDVKETLGSWISELQARSENIEDLVSELELAYNSVEDQFTDSQAAMRAQNEEMVALVMEQYNTMSISMEEEKKAKLEQLYDKIVSYQENIDSAKTTLETTAREAETDARLPEDIHARLQTALDSALTLELGPKGLLVFEDYTKTNSSSSNLAQRKGIPVTDGVIPSVPQRPTLQPQERGSASGSSVTVYWKVSPGDIIDCFQVYCVEDPQGAVSEEYRVTVKESYCVLEDLEPDRKYKVWVMAVNYTGCSLPSDRHIFRTAPSVPVIDTERSSVMWDSATLRWSSTNPCPGLSYTLEYCRQCELEGEGLRSITGIEGCEQMVVLQPNENYLFYIKAVNQAGASEQSEAALISTKGTRFQLLKSSAHPSLKLSDDHTTLQYSHDAHHATNKECLSILGELLPSRGIYYWETLVSESPAYRLGVTCSADNLKSSLGENSSSWCLQCSPGPSGCRYQLLHSDVQSSVFVTESPERVGTLLDHQLGRLSFYNAHSGQLLGSFPQRCGRPCRPALALDQPGSLQVCMVPEIPEFTKDSLLRHSPRSL; this is encoded by the exons ATGGAGGAATCTGAAAGTCTGGACTCTGAAATGACTGAGCTGCAGGAGTTTCAGGATGAAGCTCTCAGCCAGGATGATGAAGACGAAGTGGAAGATCTCCAGAACAG TCTGCGAGAAGTCATCCAGGACCAGTCCGTGAAGCCCAAACTCCAGTGCCTCATGGTGGACCCGTCTTTTTCCATGGTGACAGTTCAGAGTGAGGACAGTGGTATTGTTTGGGAGACGGCCTCCAGCCGTTGCTCTACACCCTGGGCATCTGAGGCGAGCTCCACGTCTGAGGCTTACAGCATGGAAGGCTCTGGAGGTGCGGGGAAGATCACCATTGTCTTCGATGAGGACAAAGTGGTCCGTAGGAGGACGAGATCCGGGGGAAGAAGCAGCAGGCTCGGAGACCGGCTAAGCCGACCTGGTAGTTCAAGGTCAGCTTCGGCTTTGGGAGTAGAGAGACCAGAGATGGCAGAAGTTTCTCTCCCTAACAtcaaagaggagaaaacacCAACAGAGGAAGACTTGGAGGAGATAAAATCCAAAGATCAGCAGCTGTTCAGTTTGATATGTGAAGGATATGAGATTCTCAACATCAGAGTGCCGTCCAAACTTCCCACTGTGGATGAGGAGGAGACTACGGACCTGCAGGACAATTTGTCTTATCTTGACCAGACTCCGAAGATCAGGTCCAGAAACCAGCATGACTGGGCACATCACAGGGACGAGCTGGAAGCAGAGCAGACACCGGATCATGCACAG GGCTCAAAAAAACCTTCACAGCCGTCGCCGGACAAACTTCTTGGATCCACAACATCAGAGACAGAGAGCATTGCTGACATTGACTACATCGAAAAGTTCACCCTTTTGGATGTGGCGATACCTGGAGAGGAAGCTCCACAGCTACagcaagaggaagaaaagtcACCTGCAAAAGCTCAAACAGAGCAGCAGGAAACCTTAGAGGAGGCAACCAAGGACGGTGCCTCTGTGTCCGAAGactcttttgtgtttgtcacaGATGCTGACATAGTTGGGGAACACCTGGATGAGGTCTTCTATGGAGAAGGACCTCCTATAGAGGCACTGAAGGAGAAGCAGGAAGGCATTGAAAGGATGAGATCAAGACGTGAGAGTCAGCGATCAATGATGGATGGTGGTTTGGTGTTGTTTGAAAGTGAAGAGACCACCCTTACTCCTATTTTTATCTCCTCGGGGCCCCCCAAGATCATTGACCCCATTCTCCTGGAGGAGCCCACTGCCATGTCTTTCATGTACTCGGACCTCTATGAGGAGGCTGTGGGGGAAAAGAGGAGGAGTGATGAAGAGTGCTCGGAGGCGGAGAGTGTGGTGTCTGAGAAATCCTGTAAGAGGCGGCTGTCAGATTCAGACGAGGCAGATGGGTACCTGGAGAAGTTCAGGCTGAAAGATGAAACACCAGTGGTGGACGTTCAGTCAGAGTCATCAGAGGATAAGGCTGGGGGGAGGATGATGTGGCCACAGAATAAGTTTGAAATGACAGGATGCTTAATCAGAGCAGCACAAGATGAAGAAGAGGCAGAAATTATAAAAAGCGATGAAGTGAAGACACAGGAGGGGTGTGAAATActtaaagagaaagaagaacatcaaacagaaacagaaggaaagcCATCATCAGTGATACTCCATGACGAAGGTTTAGGGGAAATCCCAGAAGAACCATGCCAGGAGTCTAAATCAGTGGATCAGAAGGAGAGTAAACAAGAGGAACAGGCGGTGGAGCCAAGCACAGAAAAATCAATCGAAACTCcccagatggaaacaaaagtGACTGAAACCTCACAAGGCAGACGTGAGACGGTCACTGAGCAAAGTTTTACTGAAACAGAACCGCCACATAAGCCACAAAGAGAGGCTGAAAACATGTCTGGGCTTCCTGGGGTGACACCAGACACAACAGCATCCACTCTACCTGAGAGCAGAGAGGATCCTCCAACCAGCACTGAACCCACTGTACTGACAGAAACCAGGGAAAGGAGCTTGTGTGAAGGAACCCCTGTTGAGTCAAAGACAGGGTCTGCTGATGAGAAATATCCGCCTGAAGTACCAGCTGAAGTGAAAAAAACTGGAGATGCAACACTCACCTCAACTGAACTCCTCACAGAATCAAAGGCACCCTCTGAAGTATCTGTGCTTGAGGACAAAGAAGCAGTGTCTGCAGATGCGGCCCCTCTAGAAGTCATCACTGACTGCGACTGCACAGTGCAAACACTAAAGGAGGTGATGGAGAAAGCAATGAATGACAAAGAGATCCAGAACCAAGTTGAGACTGCTGTACAGGAGGTCATAGAGGCAATACCACTTGCTCCTGAGGCAGAAGATCAGCTCAAGCCCCTAAGAGAGGAATTTTCTGAGCAGAGTAAGCCTGTAGTTGGTGATCTGGAGTCGGGAGTTGAAACTGAGACTTCAGGGGAAATAACCCAACCTGCAAAACCCAAAGAAACCAACAAACATCACCAGACGGagcaagaaaacacaaatgactGTGAATCAAACAACCTGCAACCAAGAGCAGAATCCACAACTAGACTGTCTGGAGAGGACTTAAGGACCTGTGTGCAGGACGTAGTGAATATAGGTGATGAGTTAATCCTTCTTGTTCCCAAAGGACAGGCTGTAGAGATGGACATACAGATTGATCAGTGGTCAGAGGACATAATTAAAGAGACAGTTTCTACTCCTGAACCTGACATCTCATCTGAAGTTCAGGCTCCGGAGCCTCAAGTCGAGGAAGAACCCATAGTcgcagaaacagaagaactttCCAGTAATGAGTTGGACTTGAAGCCTTTAACACATGCACCTGAAGAAGAAGCCAGCACTGTGGACCTGGAGACTCAAGAGGACAAACCCACCTACTCTCTGCTGAGAAGCTTCACTCCTCAGGAGGATTTATCTGAGCTTTGTGGAGACGATGTGCATGCAAaagaatcagaacaaaaaacagatcTATGGGAGGTGGAGGACAAACCAGAAATAGACCTTCCTAAAGAGGAAACAGAGCCTTGTCTTGATCTGCACAGCGAAGATGCAGAACAAATGAAGCATGAAAGTGACACAGTAGTTGAAAGTAAGGAAGAAGTGGTGGATGACCTTGGATATGAAGTGATCGGAGAGGAAGACGCAAAAGCTATTCTTGAATCTGCGAaccagagagaagaagaaaatgaagatgatGAGTCCCATCAGAGACCTGAGGAGAAGATGGAGATAGAGGTAGAGAAGGACGAGCTCAATGAAGCAGATTATGAAATTATTGATGCAGAGGAGGAGAGTCAGGCCCGCCtggctgcagagctgcagggcATGGACTGGTTCTGTCACACCTGTGGATGTCTGCTGCTAGAGGATCAGTGCAGGTCTGCAGAGCATCTCGACCACCAGGTCTGCTCAGTGGAAAAGGCCTATGAGGATGTCAAG GAGACTTTGGGTAGCTGGATCTCAGAGCTTCAAGCCAGATCAGAGAACATCGAGGACCTGGTGTCCGAGCTGGAGCTGGCCTACAACTCTGTAGAG GACCAGTTCACGGACAGCCAGGCGGCCATGAGGGCGCAGAACGAGGAGATGGTGGCTCTGGTGATGGAGCAGTACAACACCATGTCCATCAgcatggaggaggagaagaaagccaAGCTGGAGCAGCTCTATGACAAGATCGTCTCCTACCAGGAGAACATAGACTCGGCCAAAACCACTCTGGAGACCACGGCCAGGGAGGCTGAGACGGACGCCAGA TTGCCAGAAGACATTCACGCAAG ACTCCAAACCGCTCTGGACTCAGCCTTGACGCTGGAGCTGGGTCCTAAGGGACTGCTGGTGTTCGAGGATTACACCAAGACCAACTCCTCAAGCTCAAACCTCGCACAGCGCAAAGGGATTCCAG TTACTGATGGTGTGATTCCCTCAGTGCCCCAGAGGCCCACTCTGCAGCCGCAGGAGCGCGGCTCAGCCTCCGGCAGCAGCGTCACCGTTTACTGGAAAGTCAGTCCAGGAGACATTATAGACTGCTTTCAGGTCTACTGCGTGGAAGATCCACAAGGAG CTGTGTCAGAGGAATATCGCGTGACGGTGAAGGAGAGCTACTGCGTTCTGGAGGACTTGGAGCCCGACAGGAAGTACAAGGTGTGGGTGATGGCCGTCAACTACACAGGCTGCTCTCTGCCCAGTGACAGACACATCTTCAGAACAG CTCCGTCTGTGCCAGTGATCGACACGGAGCGCAGCAGCGTCATGTGGGACTCCGCCACGCTGAGGTGGAGCTCAACTAATCCGTGTCCAGGACTGAGTTACACTTTGGAGTACTGCCGACAGTGTGAACTGGAGGGAGAGGGACTCAG GTCGATCACGGGAATCGAAGGATGTGAGCAGATGGTCGTCCTGCAGCCCAATGAGAACTACCTGTTTTACATCAAAGCTGTGAATCAGGCTGGTGCCAGTGAGCAGAGTGAGGCTGCACTCATTTCCACTAAAG GGACCAGATTCCAGCTGCTAAAGTCCTCTGCTCACCCGTCTCTGAAGCTGTCAGATGATCACACCACGCTGCAGTACTCCCATGACGCTCACCACGCCACAAACAAGGA gtGTCTGTCCATCTTGGGTGAGTTGCTGCCTTCACGAGGGATCTACTACTGGGAGACACTGGTGTCAGAAAGTCCAGCTTACAGACTTGGAGTAACGTGCAGTGCAGATAATCTGAAGAGCTCACTTGGGGAAAACAGCTCCTCGTGGTGCTTGCAGTGCAGTCCTGGACCATCAGG CTGTAGGTATCAGTTACTCCACAGCGACGTTCAGTCCTCCGTGTTTGTCACAGAGAGTCCTGAGCGAGTGGGAACCCTCCTGGATCACCAGCTGGGACGTCTGTCTTTCTACAACGCCCACAGCGGCCAGTTGTTGGGTTCCTTCCCGCAGCGCTGCGGCCGGCCCTGCCGCCCTGCTCTGGCCCTGGATCAGCCAGGCAGCTTGCAGGTCTGCATGGTGCCGGAAATACCTGAGTTTACAAAGGACAGCTTGCTCCGACACTCGCCTCGCTCACTGTAA